From the Solanum lycopersicum chromosome 10, SLM_r2.1 genome, one window contains:
- the LOC101055557 gene encoding putative steroid 5beta-reductase, translating to MSWWWAGAIGAAKKKFEDDEAPPKYESVALIIGVTGIVGNSLAEILPLADTPGGPWKVYGVARRARPSWNADHPIEYVQCDISNPEDTQSKLSVLTDVTHVFYVTWANRSTEVENCEINGKMFRNVLNVIIPNCPNLRHICLQTGRKHYLGPFELYGKVSHDPPFHEDLPRLDAPNFYYVLEDILFKEVEKKEGLTWSVHRPGTIFGFSPYSLMNIVGTLCVYAAICKHEGLPLKFPGVKGAWDGYSDCSDADLIAEHQIWAAVDPYAKNEAFNVSNGDVFKWKHFWKVLGEQFGLEAAEFDEGKRCTLVEMMKDKGAVWDEIVKENGLVPTKLEEVGVWWFVDLILSGDCALDTMNKSKEHGFLGFRNSQKAFISWIDKVKAYKVVP from the coding sequence AAAAAATTCGAAGATGATGAAGCACCACCAAAGTATGAAAGTGTTGCTCTAATTATAGGAGTCACCGGCATCGTTGGTAATAGCCTCGCCGAGATCCTCCCTCTCGCTGACACTCCCGGTGGTCCATGGAAGGTATACGGCGTTGCACGACGGGCTAGGCCATCGTGGAACGCCGATCATCCTATTGAGTATGTCCAATGCGACATATCAAATCCTGAGGATACCCAATCTAAACTATCTGTTCTCACTGATGTAACCCATGTTTTCTATGTGACTTGGGCTAATAGATCTACAGAGGTTGAAAATTGTGAAATCAATGGAAAAATGTTCAGGAATGTTCTTAATGTTATTATCCCTAATTGTCCTAACTTGCGGCATATCTGTTTGCAAACGGGTCGGAAACATTATTTGGGTCCGTTTGAATTGTATGGAAAAGTAAGCCATGATCCTCCATTTCATGAGGATTTACCCAGATTAGATGCCCCCAATTTCTATTATGTTCTTGAGGATATTTTGTTTAAGGAGGTGGAGAAGAAGGAAGGGTTGACGTGGTCAGTTCATCGGCCAGGGACCATATTTGGGTTTTCTCCTTatagtttgatgaatattgtTGGAACACTCTGTGTTTATGCAGCTATATGTAAACATGAAGGGTTGCCATTGAAGTTTCCTGGTGTTAAAGGAGCGTGGGATGGATACTCGGATTGCTCTGATGCGGATTTGATTGCCGAGCATCAGATATGGGCTGCAGTGGATCCTTATGCCAAGAATGAGGCGTTTAATGTGAGCAATGGGGATGTTTTCAAGTGGAAGCATTTCTGGAAGGTTTTGGGTGAGCAATTTGGACTGGAAGCTGCGGAGTTTGATGAAGGGAAGAGATGCACATTGGTAGAGATGATGAAAGACAAAGGCGCGGTTTGGGATGAGATTGTGAAGGAGAATGGATTGGTGCCTACTAAATTGGAGGAGGTTGGAGTTTGGTGGTTTGTTGATCTTATCCTTTCTGGAGATTGCGCTTTGGATACTATGAACAAGAGCAAGGAGCACGGTTTCTTGGGATTCCGGAACTCACAAAAAGCCTTCATTTCCTGGATTGATAAGGTGAAAGCTTACAAAGTTGTTCCTTAG